The proteins below are encoded in one region of Bacteroides uniformis:
- the traN gene encoding conjugative transposon protein TraN, with product MKKLILMLAFCASVSGAYAQKTVKVEKVQQETEAVAAEEEDASEEEVRKSPSTGDLYEGLTRTVTFDRMVPPYGLEVTFSKTVHLIFPAAIRYVDLGSADIIAGKADGSENVLRVKAALRDFSRETNLAVITEDGSYYTFNVKYADEPTKLNIEMKDFIHDGEAVNRPNNSMEVYLKELGSESPLLVRLIMKSIHANNDRLVKHIGCKRFGIQYTLKGIYTHNGLLYFHTELKNSSNVPFHVDYITFKVVDRKIAKRTAIQEQVIVPLRAYNYVTVVNGKSRERTVFTLPKFTLPDDKELVVEMNEQAGGRHQKFVIGNAELIRARVINELKMK from the coding sequence ATGAAAAAGTTGATTTTGATGCTTGCCTTTTGTGCAAGTGTATCGGGTGCATACGCACAAAAGACAGTGAAAGTGGAAAAGGTGCAACAGGAAACGGAAGCGGTTGCCGCTGAAGAGGAAGATGCAAGCGAGGAAGAGGTGCGCAAAAGTCCTTCTACGGGGGATTTGTACGAAGGACTTACCCGGACGGTGACTTTTGACCGGATGGTTCCTCCCTATGGGTTAGAAGTGACTTTCAGTAAAACGGTACATCTGATTTTTCCTGCGGCTATCCGTTATGTGGATTTGGGTTCTGCGGACATTATCGCCGGAAAAGCGGACGGTTCGGAAAATGTGCTGCGTGTGAAAGCGGCACTGCGTGATTTCTCACGGGAAACCAATCTTGCGGTGATTACGGAGGATGGCAGTTATTACACGTTTAATGTCAAGTATGCGGATGAGCCTACGAAGTTGAATATCGAGATGAAGGACTTTATCCATGACGGCGAAGCGGTGAACCGACCGAATAACTCGATGGAGGTTTATCTGAAAGAATTGGGCAGCGAATCGCCGTTGTTGGTACGGCTGATAATGAAGTCTATCCATGCCAACAATGACAGACTGGTGAAGCATATCGGCTGTAAAAGGTTCGGTATTCAATATACGTTGAAAGGGATTTATACGCACAACGGGTTACTGTATTTCCATACGGAGTTGAAAAACTCGTCCAACGTGCCTTTTCATGTGGACTATATCACTTTTAAGGTGGTGGACAGAAAGATTGCGAAACGTACAGCCATTCAGGAACAGGTGATTGTTCCGCTGCGTGCGTACAATTATGTAACGGTGGTCAACGGGAAGAGCAGGGAGAGAACGGTCTTTACATTGCCTAAATTTACGTTGCCGGACGATAAGGAGCTGGTGGTGGAAATGAATGAGCAGGCGGGCGGACGCCATCAGAAATTTGTAATCGGAAATGCGGAACTAATCCGTGCAAGAGTGATTAACGAACTGAAAATGAAATAA
- the traM gene encoding conjugative transposon protein TraM: MEDNHINEEGTVLEEGIVQIEEETVTEEVRETAGEDAARQPAEKKEKPKEKERKELTPAEAQRRKKMLVYPLMFLVFAGAMWLIFAPSSGGEEKEEQQGFNIDVPLPKEKGLLDDKKEAYERDAFEKQQKSKMGTLQDFEIAIGQTEEAPIGDSMEELPPEPALRTGNSPIRSSAVAYKDINKQLGTFYQEQKEPEDDQKQLELEWRIQELERMKEEEQQRKTAADEQLELMEKSYQLAAKYMPGQNGNGQPEKAEVATAGNKGTGNARTVTVPVGQVKERVVSLLAPPMSDADFVRVYSKPRNLGFNTVQTEVEGLAKNTIRACVYQTVTLTDGKEVQLRLLEPMMAGEQYVPSGTMVTGTAKVNGERMEIKVSSVSYGESVTPINLDVYDTKGMKGVFVPESEELNAVKEMAANMGSSLGTSITITEDAGAQLAADLGKGVIQGASQYLAKKFRTVKVTLKANHEFYLLPGQ, encoded by the coding sequence ATGGAAGATAATCATATCAATGAGGAAGGTACGGTACTGGAGGAAGGTATCGTACAGATAGAAGAGGAAACGGTGACGGAGGAAGTCCGGGAAACTGCCGGAGAGGATGCAGCCCGACAACCGGCAGAGAAAAAGGAGAAGCCGAAAGAGAAGGAACGCAAGGAGTTGACACCGGCGGAAGCCCAACGGAGAAAGAAGATGCTGGTGTATCCGCTGATGTTTCTCGTGTTCGCGGGTGCCATGTGGCTGATTTTCGCTCCTTCTTCGGGTGGAGAGGAAAAGGAAGAGCAGCAGGGATTCAATATCGACGTGCCGCTCCCCAAAGAAAAGGGATTGCTGGATGACAAGAAGGAAGCATACGAGCGGGATGCCTTCGAGAAACAGCAGAAGTCGAAAATGGGGACTTTGCAGGACTTTGAGATTGCCATCGGGCAGACGGAGGAAGCCCCTATCGGGGATTCAATGGAAGAACTGCCGCCGGAACCTGCACTACGCACGGGTAATTCGCCGATCCGTTCTTCGGCGGTTGCTTATAAGGATATAAACAAGCAGTTGGGTACTTTCTACCAGGAACAGAAGGAGCCGGAAGATGACCAGAAGCAGTTGGAACTGGAATGGCGGATTCAGGAACTGGAACGGATGAAGGAGGAAGAACAGCAGAGAAAAACGGCTGCGGATGAACAACTGGAACTGATGGAGAAGTCGTACCAACTGGCGGCAAAGTATATGCCGGGACAGAACGGTAACGGGCAACCGGAAAAGGCAGAGGTTGCCACCGCCGGGAACAAGGGCACGGGAAATGCCCGAACTGTCACTGTGCCGGTGGGACAGGTAAAGGAGAGAGTGGTGTCGCTACTGGCTCCGCCGATGAGTGATGCGGATTTTGTGAGGGTGTACAGTAAGCCTCGTAATCTGGGATTCAATACGGTACAAACGGAGGTGGAGGGTCTTGCGAAGAATACTATCCGTGCCTGTGTGTACCAGACCGTCACGCTGACGGACGGGAAGGAAGTGCAACTCCGGTTGTTGGAGCCGATGATGGCGGGAGAACAGTATGTGCCATCGGGAACAATGGTTACCGGTACAGCAAAAGTCAACGGTGAACGGATGGAGATAAAGGTGAGTTCGGTCAGTTACGGGGAGAGTGTGACGCCCATCAATCTGGATGTATATGATACAAAAGGTATGAAGGGGGTGTTTGTGCCTGAATCGGAGGAACTGAACGCGGTGAAGGAGATGGCGGCGAACATGGGGTCGTCACTCGGAACGAGTATCACCATCACGGAAGATGCCGGAGCACAACTGGCTGCGGACTTGGGAAAGGGTGTCATTCAGGGGGCGTCGCAATATCTGGCGAAGAAGTTCCGAACGGTAAAGGTGACGCTCAAAGCTAACCATGAGTTTTATCTTCTGCCGGGACAGTAG
- a CDS encoding TraL conjugative transposon family protein → MMIRKKINEWQDRMDDGLRRMCGRLTPGKQLAVTLTMLLGFSALSIYFTVSGIYRMGKEEGERLQIEHIEQMKLHQQADSVPYPVRESSGSNNMIK, encoded by the coding sequence ATGATGATACGGAAGAAAATCAATGAATGGCAAGACCGGATGGATGATGGTCTGCGCCGTATGTGCGGAAGGCTGACGCCGGGAAAGCAGTTGGCAGTCACGCTCACGATGTTGTTAGGATTCAGTGCGTTGTCTATCTATTTCACGGTTTCGGGTATTTACCGGATGGGAAAAGAGGAAGGCGAACGGTTGCAGATCGAGCATATCGAACAAATGAAACTGCATCAGCAGGCGGATAGTGTCCCTTATCCCGTTCGGGAGAGTTCAGGGAGTAATAATATGATAAAGTAA
- the traK gene encoding conjugative transposon protein TraK, whose amino-acid sequence MEFKSLKNIESSFRQIRMIALVFLVLCTLVAGYSIWSSYSFAQKQREKIYVLDNGKSLMLALSQDLSQNRPVEAKEHVKRFHELFFTLSPDKDAIEGNIRRALFLCDESAFRYYKDWSEKGYYNRIISANINQTLQVDSMACDFDRYPYQVTMYARQMIIRASNVTERSLVTRCGLINSVRSDNNPHGFTMERFEILENKDVRVLER is encoded by the coding sequence ATGGAATTTAAGAGTTTAAAGAATATAGAGAGCAGTTTCCGGCAAATCCGGATGATTGCTTTGGTATTCCTCGTGCTGTGTACGCTGGTGGCGGGGTACAGCATCTGGAGTTCGTACAGCTTTGCGCAAAAGCAGAGGGAGAAGATTTATGTATTGGATAACGGTAAGTCGCTGATGCTGGCTCTGTCACAAGACCTTTCGCAAAACAGACCGGTGGAGGCGAAAGAGCACGTGAAGCGGTTTCATGAGTTGTTCTTCACGCTTTCGCCGGACAAGGATGCGATAGAGGGAAATATCAGAAGGGCGCTGTTCCTCTGCGATGAGAGTGCTTTCAGGTACTACAAGGATTGGAGCGAGAAGGGATATTATAACCGGATTATCTCGGCGAATATCAACCAGACTTTGCAGGTGGACAGCATGGCGTGCGACTTTGACCGCTATCCTTATCAGGTGACGATGTACGCGCGGCAGATGATTATCCGTGCAAGTAATGTGACGGAACGAAGCCTTGTTACCCGGTGCGGATTAATCAATTCGGTACGGTCGGACAATAACCCGCACGGGTTCACGATGGAGCGGTTCGAGATTCTGGAAAACAAGGATGTACGGGTACTGGAAAGATAG